A stretch of the Vigna radiata var. radiata cultivar VC1973A chromosome 7, Vradiata_ver6, whole genome shotgun sequence genome encodes the following:
- the LOC106768194 gene encoding DUF21 domain-containing protein At4g14230, translating into MRVVSALMVARILTRDHSLPVLGNESIPFGSVWWFIYAGISCLLVLFAGIMSGLTLGLMSLGLVDLEILERSGSPAEKAQAAVILPVVKKQHQLLVTLLLCNAVAMEALPLYLDKLFNQFVAIILSVTFVLFFGEVIPQAICSRYGLAVGANFAWLVRILMIICYPVSYPVGKVLDYLLGHNEALFRRAQLKALVSIHSQEAGKGGELTHDETTIISGALDLTEKTAEEAMTPIESTFSLDVNSKLDWEAMGKILARGHSRVPVYSGNPKNIIGLLLVKSLLTVRPETETPVSAVSIRRIPRVPSDMPLYDILNEFQKGSSHMAAVVKARVKGKETPQIIDEEKNEENKSTDGDSQLTAPLLLKQDAKSGGVVVDIVMPSKHSSNNKLSGFQRNDGSTNGLASENIEDGEVIGIITLEDVFEELLQEEIVDETDEYVDVHKRIRVAAAAAASSVARAPSSRRLTKGTGIQGKPGQTPRKSGEENGLNSTKQWGNPS; encoded by the exons ATGAGGGTGGTGAGTGCGTTAATGGTGGCTCGGATTTTAACGCGGGACCACTCGCTCCCGGTGCTTGGCAACGAAAGCATACCCTTCGGATCGGTTTGGTGGTTCATCTACGCCGGAATCTCGTGTTTGCTCGTCCTCTTCGCCGGCATTATGTCCGGTCTTACCCTAGGTCTCATGTCTCTTGGTCTCGTTGACCTCGAGATTCTCGAGCGGAGCGGTTCTCCTGCTGAGAAAGCGCAAGCTG CTGTTATACTTCCCGTGGTGAAAAAACAACACCAGCTTCTTGTCACTCTGCTTCTCTGTAATGCTGTTGCCATGGAG GCTCTGCCGTTATACCTAGATAAACTATTCAATCAGTTTGTTGCTATCATTCTCTCTGTAACTTTCGTTCTGTTTTTTGGGGAG GTTATTCCGCAAGCAATTTGTAGTAGATACGGTCTTGCTGTAGGTGCCAACTTTGCATGGCTAGTTCGGATTTTGATGATTATCTGTTACCCAGTTTCTTATCCTGTTGGAAAG GTTCTGGATTACCTTTTGGGGCATAATGAGGCTTTATTTAGGCGAGCTCAGTTGAAAGCCCTTGTTTCCATTCACAGCCAGGAG GCTGGGAAAGGTGGTGAGCTTACACATGACGAAACGACAATTATCAGTGGAGCACTTGATTTGACTGAAAAG ACTGCTGAGGAGGCTATGACTCCTATTGAATCAACATTTTCTTTGGATGTTAATTCAAAATTGGATTG GGAAGCAATGGGAAAAATTCTTGCTCGCGGACACAGCCGAGTTCCTGTCTATTCTGGAAATCCAAAGAATATTATTGGACTTCTACTG GTCAAAAGTCTTCTTACTGTAAGACCAGAAACAGAGACACCTGTCAGTGCCGTATCCATCCGGAGAATTCCACG GGTTCCATCAGATATGCCTCTCTATGATATACTTAACGAGTTCCAAAAGGGCAGTAGTCATATGGCTGCTGTTGTTAAGGCCAGGGTAAAAGGCAAAGAAACTCCACAAATAATTGATgaggagaaaaatgaagaaaacaaaagcacTGATGGGGATTCACAGTTGACCGCTCCATTGCTACTGAAGCAGGATGCAAAATCAGGAGGTGTTGTTGTTGACATTGTCATGCCTTCAAAGCATTCCAGCAATAATAAACTGTCTGGTTTTCAACGTAATGATGGCAGCACAAATGGTCTCGCTTCAGAAAATATTGAAGATGGTGAAGTGATTGGCATTATCACTTTGGAAGATGTATTTGAAGAGCTTCTGCAA GAGGAAATTGTTGATGAGACAGATGAATATGTTGATGTTCATAAGAG AATACGTGTTGCTGCGGCTGCGGCTGCTTCCTCAGTGGCCCGAGCTCCATCATCACGAAGGTTGACTAAGGGAACA GGAATCCAAGGTAAGCCTGGGCAAACTCCGAGGAAATCTGGGGAGGAAAATGGATTGAATTCGACAAAGCAATGGGGAAATCCGAGTTAG
- the LOC106768195 gene encoding multiple RNA-binding domain-containing protein 1: MAQLVLLNSCPPQYVLLRRVRISKPSIWVRKPTTVSSPSFSTSAPLSYASFCCSCSATSSVEPDLSSSAKIFVKGLPHSTSEGRLMKVFSEFGEVNLVQLPIDEKSGKSLGFAFIWFVKEESAQLAVQEMNGKFFDGRFIYVTIAKPGSLKNLKTTTAYKF, encoded by the exons ATGGCACAACTGGTATTACTGAACTCATGTCCACCTCAATATGTATTGCTTCGGCGGGTCAGAATTTCGAAGCCATCGATATGGGTCAGGAAACCGACTACCGTTTCTTCACCATCATTTTCTACCTCAGCTCCTCTTAGCTACGCATCGTTTTGCTGCAGCTGTAGCGCTACCTCTTCTGTCGAACCCGATTTATCCTCTTCAGCCAAAATCTTTGTCAAAG GGCTACCTCACTCAACCTCTGAAGGAAGATTGATGAAGGTGTTTTCAGAGTTTGGTGAAGTTAATCTCG TCCAGCTTCCAATAGATGAAAAATCAGGAAAGTCTTTAGGATTTGCATTTATTTGGTTTGTAAAGGAAGAGTCTGCGCAATTGGCTGTCCAAGAGATGAATGGAAAG TTTTTTGATGGCAGATTTATTTATGTTACAATTGCAAAGCCTGgatcattaaaaaatttgaagacGACGACAGCctacaaattttaa